A region of Vigna radiata var. radiata cultivar VC1973A chromosome 6, Vradiata_ver6, whole genome shotgun sequence DNA encodes the following proteins:
- the LOC106763185 gene encoding uncharacterized protein LOC106763185, producing MALWSVVLLTLLFAIAECQTTISFNQTDLEAAMADMRSRSYYGFVILLKILNSQQNSLRSNDLTFLMPNDDELSQFSISLDQLHDFILSHSIPTPLLLSHLLRFPNGSVVPSSIPSRMINITNTGRTGLFVNNARIVTPNVCQSSLIRCHGISAALTFANMASFHRTPQANLPNPAASVKKMSIPFF from the coding sequence ATGGCTCTCTGGTCTGTGGTACTTCTTACCCTCCTTTTTGCCATTGCTGAATGTCAGACAACCATTTCATTCAACCAAACCGACCTAGAGGCAGCCATGGCTGACATGAGAAGCAGGTCTTACTATGGATTTGTCATCCTCCTCAAAATTCTCAACAGCCAGCAAAATTCACTGAGAAGCAATGATTTGACATTCCTAATGCCAAATGATGATGAACTATCACAGTTCTCCATATCTCTAGACCAGCTGCATGATTTCATACTCAGCCATTCTATTCCAACACCGTTGTTGCTCAGTCACCTATTACGTTTTCCAAATGGCTCTGTGGTTCCCTCTAGCATTCCAAGTAGGATGATCAACATCACCAACACCGGTAGAACAGGTTTGTTTGTGAACAATGCAAGGATTGTCACACCAAATGTATGCCAAAGCTCTTTAATAAGATGCCATGGAATCAGTGCTGCTTTGACGTTTGCAAACATGGCTTCGTTCCACCGAACTCCACAAGCTAACTTGCCAAACCCAGCTGCATCTGTCAAGAAGATGAGTATCCCATTTTTCTAG